One Melospiza melodia melodia isolate bMelMel2 chromosome 1, bMelMel2.pri, whole genome shotgun sequence genomic window carries:
- the ZHX2 gene encoding zinc fingers and homeoboxes protein 2, whose translation MASKRKSTTPCMVRTSEVVEQEGAEGAEAPKDKGTGAAQQDSKKTWPSENSVKDCEVVEAKPAGENQSKKPQGGYECKYCPYSTQNLNEFTEHVDTQHPNVILNPLYVCAECNFTTKKYDSLSDHNTKYHPGETNFKLKLIKRNNQTVLEQSIEAATSDVTVTSSGLENPECDDSLHGGVSANKAPVMKLGKPKGEAKKGSKKPEEGVTENHMDGALPRIITEATEAIACINGDLLHDVLAHVMPSVQLPPNINLVPKVPVPLNSTKYNSALDTNATMINSFNKFPYPTQAELSWLTAASKHPEEQIRIWFATQRLKHGISWSPEEVEEARKKMFNGTIQAVPQTITVLPAPLATAKMPQPIIQTALPCQILGQTGLVLTPVSNGSTVSCSPITLAVAPNQGQKRTIQTLSSAPEAKRPHVVQVPEIPAKVTAVPVTPASERKKTKEQIAELKASFMASQFPDDAEVYRLIEATGLSRSEIKKWFSDHRYRSQRGIVQIPGDALGKDQIAPSAGRHGRSFHPYTDLPPQRFKEKTQEQLRALEESFLKCSFPTQGELDRLRVETKLSRREIDSWFSERRKIRDSMEQAVLDSMGSYRKIKDQGTPNGAISQAELLTSSQLPGALSGSSTTLKKTQEQIHLLKSTFARTQWPSPQEYDQLASQTGLTRTEIVRWFKENRSSLRTGSLKWIDQYQQPCAGDGHNKQSQKKSSKHIESPKNGNEVSRQHYQEHKKLNEENGGKPVVRAKRDCEPLKDSLLGNQAEGVERLECSNSHEGPGSEENEEPAEVNWVEVTVGEDDAASDCTDSWSQTAPTEGHTELPDLDSESISGDNSHV comes from the coding sequence atgGCCAGCAAGAGAAAGTCCACAACTCCCTGTATGGTGCGAACCTCTGAGGTCGTGGAGCAGGAAGGTGCCGAGGGTGCAGAGGCTCCCAAAGACAAAGGGACCGGGGCAGCACAGCAGGACTCCAAAAAAACCTGGCCTTCAGAAAACTCAGTCAAAGACTGCGAGGTGGTGGAGGCGAAGCCCGCGGGTGAAAATCAGTCTAAGAAACCCCAGGGTGGTTATGAATGTAAGTACTGCCCTTACTCGACACAAAACCTAAATGAATTCACAGAGCACGTTGACACCCAGCATCCAAATGTCATTCTCAACCCCCTGTATGTCTGTGCTGAATGCAACTTCACAACCAAAAAATACGATTCTTTATCTGACCACAACACGAAGTACCACCCGGGAGAGACCAACTTTAAACTGAAGTTAATTAAACGCAATAATCAGACTGTCCTGGAGCAGTCTATCGAGGCTGCCACTAGCGATGTCACTGTCACCAGCAGTGGGCTGGAGAACCCAGAGTGTGACGATTCACTTCATGGCGGAGTCAGTGCAAATAAAGCACCTGTGATGAAGCTGGGAAAGCCTAAAGGGGAAGCCAAGAAGGGATCTAAAAAGCCAGAGGAGGGAGTTACAGAAAACCACATGGATGGCGCTCTGCCCCGCATCATCACTGAGGCCACTGAAGCGATTGCCTGTATAAATGGAGACCTGCTCCATGATGTGTTAGCCCATGTAATGCCCTCTGTACAGCTGCCACCAAATATCAACCTTGTCCCCAAGGTCCCGGTCCCTCTGAACAGTACCAAATACAACTCTGCACTGGACACTAATGCAACCATGATCAACTCCTTTAATAAGTTTCCTTACCCAACACAAGCAGAGCTGTCGTGGTTGACGGCAGCATCCAAACATCCTGAAGAACAAATCCGAATCTGGTTTGCTACGCAGCGCTTGAAGCACGGTATAAGTTGGTCTCCTGAAGAAGTGGAGGAAGCAAGGAAGAAGATGTTCAATGGCACTATCCAGGCAGTTCCCCAGACCATCACCGTCCTGCCAGCTCCTTTGGCAACTGCAAAAATGCCACAGCCCATCATCCAGACAGCTTTGCCTTGTCAGATACTGGGCCAGACTGGCCTGGTTTTGACTCCCGTGTCAAATGGTTCAACTGTTTCCTGTTCACCAATTACCCTTGCTGTTGCCCCAAACCAGGGCCAAAAGAGGACAATACAGACCTTATCAAGTGCCCCAGAGGCCAAGCGTCCTCATGTAGTCCAGGTGCCTGAGATTCCTGCCAAGGTGACTGCTGTTCCAGTGACCCCAGCCAGTGAGAGGAAAAAGACCAAGGAGCAGATAGCAGAGCTGAAGGCCAGTTTCATGGCAAGCCAGTTTCCTGATGATGCAGAAGTCTACCGGCTTATAGAGGCAACAGGGCTTTCCAGGAGTGAGATCAAGAAGTGGTTCAGTGACCACAGGTACAGAAGTCAGAGGGGCATTGTGCAAATTCCTGGTGATGCTTTAGGGAAAGATCAAATAGCACCTTCAGCTGGTCGACATGGCCGGTCATTTCACCCCTACACAGATCTTCCTCCCCAGAGATTCAAAGAGAAAACTCAAGAGCAGCTTAGGGCCCTTGAGGAGAGTTTCCTAAAATGCTCTTTTCCTACCCAGGGAGAATTGGACAGGCTTCGAGTGGAAACCAAGCTGAGTAGGAGGGAGATAGATTCATGGTTCTCTGAGAGGAGAAAGATAAGGGACAGCATGGAGCAAGCTGTCCTGGACTCGATGGGATCATACAGAAAAATTAAGGATCAGGGAACTCCCAATGGTGCAATAAGTCAGGCAGAACTTCTGACCAGCTCTCAGCTCCCTGGTGCTTTATCTGGGTCTTCCACCACATTGAAGAAAACACAAGAGCAAATTCATCTGTTGAAAAGCACATTTGCAAGGACCCAGTGGCCATCACCCCAGGAGTATGACCAGCTGGCATCTCAGACTGGGCTCACGAGAACTGAAATCGTTCGCTGGTTCAAGGAAAACCGGTCTTCACTGAGAACAGGGTCACTTAAATGGATTGACCAGTATCAGCAGCCGTGTGCTGGTGATGGTCACAACAAGCAAAGCCAGAAAAAGAGCTCAAAACACATTGAGAGTCCAAAGAATGGTAATGAGGTGTCTCGGCAGCATTACCAGGAGCATAAAAAACTGAATGAAGAGAATGGGGGGAAACCGGTGGTGAGAGCAAAAAGAGACTGTGAGCCACTGAAGGACTCCTTGCTGGGGAATCAGGCAGAGGGGGTGGAGAGGCTGGAGTGCAGCAACAGCCACGAGGGCCCCGGCAGCGAGGAGAACGAGGAGCCAGCAGAGGTGAACTGGGTGGAGGTGACGGTGGGCGAGGACGACGCTGCCTCGGACTGTACGGACAGCTGGAGCCAAACAGCCCCCACAGAGGGCCACACAGAGCTGCCAGACTTGGACTCTGAAAGTATATCTGGAGACAATTCCCACGTATAG